The DNA region CGTCGTGCAGGAGCAGCAGGTCGAGGTCGCTGCGCGGGGAGAGCTCGCCGCGGCCGTAGCCGCCGACGGCGACGAGCGAGATGCCGCGCAGCTTGTCGGCGCCCGCGTCGAACAGACCGGACAGCCAGTCGTCGGTCAGTTCGGCGAGGGCCGCACGGCGCGGCGGCCCGGACCGCGCCCCCTCCTGGAGGAGGCGCAGCCGGGCCGCCGCATAGCCGCTGGGTCCCGAGTCCTCTGCATCCGTACGCACGTCCGTGCTCGTCACCCAGTGGCTCCTGTTCTTGTTCTGCCTACAGCGCGTCGGGTCCGCGCTCGCCGGTCCGGACCCGGACCGCCGTGTCGACCGGGACGGACCAGACCTTGCCGTCGCCGATCTTGCCGGTGCGGGCCGCCTTCACGATGACGTCGAGCAGCTGCTCGGCGTCGTCGTCCTCGACCAGCACCTCGATGCGGATCTTGGGGACGAGGTCGACGGTGTACTCGGCACCGCGGTAGACCTCGGTGTGACCCCGCTGACGACCGTAGCCGCTCGCCTCGGTGACCGTCAGACCGTGAACGCCGAAGGCCTGGAGGGCCTCCTTGATCTCGTCGAGCCGGTGGGGCTTCACGACGGCGGTGATGAGCTTCATGCGTCCACCTTCTTGGCCGGGGTGCCCTGGGCCGGGGAGGCTGCGGCACTGAAGGACGCGCCGCCGCCGCCACCGCTGAAGTCGTATGCGGTTTCGGCGTGCTCCGCCTGGTCGATGCCCGCGATCTCGTCGTCCTCGGAGACGCGCATCCCGATCGTCTTGTCGATCAGGAAGGCGAGCACCGCGGAGGCCACGAGGGAGTAGGCCAGGACCGCGAAGACACCGGCACACTGCTTCCAGAACTGGTCGAGGCCGCCGCCGTAGAAGAGGCCCGCGACGTCGGACTGGCCGCCGCCGGTGGCGAAGAAGCCGATCAGCAGGGAGCCGGCGACACCGCCGACGAGGTGGACTCCGACGACGTCGAGCGAGTCGTCGTAGCCGAACTTGTACTTGAGGCCGACGGCCATGGCGCAGAGGATGCCCGCGATGGCGCCGACGGCGATCGCGCCGAGCGGGGAGATCGCACCACCCGACGGGGTGATGGCGACCAGACCGGCGACCGCGCCGGAGGCGGCACCCAGCGTGGTGAACGCGCCGTGGCGGATCTTCTCGTACGCGAGCCAGGCCAGCATGGCCGCGGCGGTGGCGATCTGCGTGTTGATGAACATCAGCGCGCCGACGCCGTCGTCGTTGCCGAGCCAGGAGCCGGCGTTGAATCCGAACCAGCCGAACCACAGCAGACCGGCGCCGAGCATGACCAGCGGCAGGCTGTGCGGGCGCATCGGGTCCCTCTTGAAGCCGACGCGCTTGCCGATCACGAGGATCACACCGAGCGCCGCGGCACCCGCGTTGATGTGGACCGCCGTACCACCGGCGAAGTCGATGACGCCGAGCTCGAAGGCCCAGCCGCCGGCGCCCCAGACCCAGTGCGCGACCGGGAAGTAGACGACCGTGGCCCACAGGGCGACGAACAGCGCCCAGCCCGTGAACTTCACACGGTCCGCGACGGCACCGCTGATCAGGGCGGGCGTGATGATCGCGAACATCAGCTGGAAGACGGCGAAGACGTAGATCGGGATGGTGTAGCCGTCCCAGAGCTGCGTGATGCCGATTCCGCTGAGGCCCACGTAGTCCGAGGACCAGCCGATGATGCTGCCCGAGTCGGTGCCGAAGGCGAGCGAGAAGCCGTAGAGCACCCACAGGATGGTGACGATCCCCATGCTGATGAAGCTCATCATCAACATGTTCAGGGTGCTCTTGACCCGGACCATGCCTCCGTAGAAGAAGGCGAGTCCGGGAGTCATGATCAGCACCAGGGCGGAACAGATGAGCATGAACCCGGTGTTGGCGGCAGACAGCGTGGGAGCGTCTGCGGCAAGCGTGATGGCTGGTGCCATCGGCGTCTCCTCGTCGTTTGGTACGGCCCCGTGCGGGCGAAGCCATGAGCGGTCATGAGGGGTGGGCCGGTTATGCGCCAGAGATTGGCGCAGCGCCGTTTCGACCGGCACCCCTCGATGTTTCGCCGCAGTGACGAAGAGGCTCTGCGTGTTACGCCTCGATGAACTGGCTGATGTCGGTCCGCGCGATCGTTATCGTGGCGCAACCTTCATCGAAGGTATGGAACCGGCCGCGGTCGGCCGTCCGATGACCTGGCATGGGGGAGCCGAGTCGGGCTGTTAAGGACGGCGGCCGCGGCCGGGGTACTGGGGTCAGACCGCCTCGGCGGTCTCGGGCAGATCGATGGCGAGCTGCTCGGTGAGGTCCACCACGGCGGCGAGATCCCCGAAATCGCGTACAGCCGTGTCGACGGTTTTTCGGATACGAGTGTTGACCCGCTCGGAGCGCACCTTCTTGGCGATCCCGAGGGCCTGGCGCACCAGGACCGTGCTCTGCTCGGGCTCCCGCCGGAGCAGGTGCACCGTGCCCATCCCGACGAGGTTGAGTGCGTACGAACGCTGGTGCTCGGTGTCCTTCTCGAAGAGGTCGACGGCCTTCTGCATGACGGGCTCGGCCAGCGAGGCGTACGTGGGGCTGCGGCCCGCGACGTAGGCCAGGTCGCGGAAGGAGTGGGAGTTCTCGCCGTGCAGCTCGGCCTCGGAGAAGAAGCGGATCCAGTCGGGCTCGGGCTCGTCGAACTCGAGCGCGTCACCGAAGGTGTCCTCGGCCATCCGGACGGCTCGCTTGCACTTTCCGGGCTGCCCCATGTTGGCGTAGGCCCGGGCCTCCATCGCATACAGCATGGACTGGGTGCGGGGGCTCGCGCAGTCGCGGCTTCCGTACTGGGCGAGGTGGATCAGTTCCAGAGCGTCGTCGGGCCGGCCGAGGTGGATCATCTGGCGGCTCATGCTGGACAGGACGTACGAGCCGAGCGGCTTGTCGGCGGCTTCCTTGGCGGCGTGCAGGGCGAGGACGAAGTACTTCTGGGCGGTCGGCTGGAGCCCGACGTCGTAGCTCATCCAGCCCGCCAGCTCGGCCAGCTCGGCGGCGACCTTGAACAGACGCCTGGTGGTGGCCTCGGGCTGCGGCTCCTGGAGGAGGTCGGTCACCTCGTGCAGCTGGCCGACGACCGCCTTGCGGCGCAGGCCGCCGCCGCACTGCGCGTCCCACTGGCGGAACATCACCGTGGTGGATTCGAGGAGGTCCAGCTCGGGCTGGGAGAGCCGGCCGGGGCGGCGCAGGGCGGCTGCCGACTCGGGCTGCTCACGGGGGGTGACGGGGCTGGGCACCAGCCAGCGCTGCATGGGCTCGATCAGCGAGGGGCCCGCGGAGAGCACCAGTGACGTGCCGAGGAATCCGCGCCGCGCCAGCATCAGGTCACTGCGCGAGAACTCACCGATCAGGGCGACGGTCTGCGGACCCGTCCAGGGCAGGTCGACACCGGACACGGACGGTGACTGGTGCGCGGCGCGCAGGCCCAGGTCCTCGACGGCGACGACACAGCCGAAGCGCTCGGAGAACAGCTCGGAGAGGATGCGCGGGATGGGCTCGCGGGGGTTCTCGCCGTCCAGCCAGCGGCGGACGCGAGAGGTGTCCGTCGAGATGTGGTTGGCTCCCAACTGGCGTGCCCTGCGGTTCACTTGACGCGCCAGCTCACCCTTGGACCAACCGCTGCGCACGAACCACGAGCCCAACAGCTCATTGGGGCGCTTGTCAGCAGTCGTCCCGCCTCCGCCGTTGCCGCCCACTGGAACGCCCCCATCCCTGAACCCACTTGTGCGCTGTGTGCGCCAAGCCCTACCAGAATGCCGGTACATATGGTCGTCCGTCCGGCGGTTCTCACCCATCGAACGAGAAGCCGAGTTGCCTCCGGCATACCCACGAGTGCATGCGTCCCCAGGACCCGTGCACTCACGGTAATCCTACGATCACCCCTCCAGCCATGGCGATCCCGGAAACGCCACCATTCGCCACCCCTTCGAATGAACTCCCGGCGGCCTGTACGCGATTCACTTGACACATGACGGCCGGGAGTGGGCGGAGCGATGCACATCGGGGCGCGCGAAGCCGGACGCACCACCCGTGACGCCACCGGGCGCCGCATGAACCACACAGCACTGGGAACGGAGAGTTACTGTTCCGTTCCGTCACGTAACCACCGGCGCGCTGGACCCGTTGGAGGGGGCATGGGCTTCACGATCGGCGGCATCCGCGAAATCCGGTCCGGCTCTCGTCGCCGCGGCCGCTCCTCGGAGTGCACGGCCGTGGCCGAGTTCACCGGACTGTGGGGCTGGGACGTGGCGCCCGGCGCCCGTACGGCCGGGGGGACCTGCTCGTGCGGCCGGGCCGACTGCCCGGCACCCGGCGCACATCCCCTGGACTTCGCCCCGGTCGTCCCGGCCGGTGCCACCCTCGACGAAGTGACGCAGGCCTGGGGCGAGTTCCCCGGCGCCGCGGTGATGCTTCCCGTGGGCCGCGCCTTCGACATCATCGACGTCGCCGAGCCGGCCGGCCGCCGAGCCCTGGTCCGGCTCGAACGCATGGGGCTCCCGGTGGGCCCCGTGGCCGCCACCCCGGACGGCCGCGCCCACTTCTTCGTGGCCCCCGGCGCCGCGGCCGAACTGCCCGAGCTGCTCTACCGCATGGGCTGGGACGACGCCGCGCTCGACCTGCACGGCCTGGGCCCCGGCACATACGTCACGGCCCCGCCCTCCGACCGCGCCGGCCTCGGCCCGGTCCACTGGCTCCGCTCCCCCGCCCTCGACTCGGCCACGAAGCCGCCCGCCGCGCGGCTGTTGCTGGGGACACTGGCGTACGTGGCACACCGGTCGCGCGCGTAGCCCCACCTATACAGACCTACCGATACGGAAGGACCCCATCGCATCTGCACCATGCGGTGGGGCCCTTCCTCGCGTACGTACCTCTCGTACGGGACGTCACTCTCCGATAAGGGCATCCACGAACGCTTCCGGCTCGAACGGGGCCAGGTCGTCCGCGCCCTCGCCGAGGCCGACGAGCTTGACGGGGACGCCCAGTTCGCGCTGGACGGCGATGACGATGCCGCCCTTGGCCGTGCCGTCGA from Streptomyces sp. NBC_00258 includes:
- a CDS encoding P-II family nitrogen regulator, encoding MKLITAVVKPHRLDEIKEALQAFGVHGLTVTEASGYGRQRGHTEVYRGAEYTVDLVPKIRIEVLVEDDDAEQLLDVIVKAARTGKIGDGKVWSVPVDTAVRVRTGERGPDAL
- a CDS encoding ammonium transporter, yielding MAPAITLAADAPTLSAANTGFMLICSALVLIMTPGLAFFYGGMVRVKSTLNMLMMSFISMGIVTILWVLYGFSLAFGTDSGSIIGWSSDYVGLSGIGITQLWDGYTIPIYVFAVFQLMFAIITPALISGAVADRVKFTGWALFVALWATVVYFPVAHWVWGAGGWAFELGVIDFAGGTAVHINAGAAALGVILVIGKRVGFKRDPMRPHSLPLVMLGAGLLWFGWFGFNAGSWLGNDDGVGALMFINTQIATAAAMLAWLAYEKIRHGAFTTLGAASGAVAGLVAITPSGGAISPLGAIAVGAIAGILCAMAVGLKYKFGYDDSLDVVGVHLVGGVAGSLLIGFFATGGGQSDVAGLFYGGGLDQFWKQCAGVFAVLAYSLVASAVLAFLIDKTIGMRVSEDDEIAGIDQAEHAETAYDFSGGGGGASFSAAASPAQGTPAKKVDA
- the nsdA gene encoding transcriptional repressor NsdA encodes the protein MGGNGGGGTTADKRPNELLGSWFVRSGWSKGELARQVNRRARQLGANHISTDTSRVRRWLDGENPREPIPRILSELFSERFGCVVAVEDLGLRAAHQSPSVSGVDLPWTGPQTVALIGEFSRSDLMLARRGFLGTSLVLSAGPSLIEPMQRWLVPSPVTPREQPESAAALRRPGRLSQPELDLLESTTVMFRQWDAQCGGGLRRKAVVGQLHEVTDLLQEPQPEATTRRLFKVAAELAELAGWMSYDVGLQPTAQKYFVLALHAAKEAADKPLGSYVLSSMSRQMIHLGRPDDALELIHLAQYGSRDCASPRTQSMLYAMEARAYANMGQPGKCKRAVRMAEDTFGDALEFDEPEPDWIRFFSEAELHGENSHSFRDLAYVAGRSPTYASLAEPVMQKAVDLFEKDTEHQRSYALNLVGMGTVHLLRREPEQSTVLVRQALGIAKKVRSERVNTRIRKTVDTAVRDFGDLAAVVDLTEQLAIDLPETAEAV
- a CDS encoding bifunctional DNA primase/polymerase → MGFTIGGIREIRSGSRRRGRSSECTAVAEFTGLWGWDVAPGARTAGGTCSCGRADCPAPGAHPLDFAPVVPAGATLDEVTQAWGEFPGAAVMLPVGRAFDIIDVAEPAGRRALVRLERMGLPVGPVAATPDGRAHFFVAPGAAAELPELLYRMGWDDAALDLHGLGPGTYVTAPPSDRAGLGPVHWLRSPALDSATKPPAARLLLGTLAYVAHRSRA